The stretch of DNA CCAGTTCACCCTTGCAGAAAGGATGTTGACCATGTTCGGCATTCTGGGATGGATCGTCTTCGGCCTGATCGTCGGTGTCGTCGCCAAGCTGCTGATGCCCGGACGTGATCCGGGCGGCATGATCGTCACGATCCTGCTCGGCATCGTCGGCGCCGTGCTCGGCGGCTTCCTCGGGCGCGCCATGGGCCTCTACGGTCCGGGCGATCCGGCGGGCTTCATCATGTCGCTCGTCGGCGCCCTCATTCTTCTTTTCCTCTACCGCATGATGGCCGGACGACGAACGGTCTGACGTCACGCCGCGCTCGAGAAAGGGGGCAGGAGCGACGCTCCTGCCCCCTTTTCCCTTTTCCCTTTTCCCTCCTTTTCCTTTTTCCCTCTCCCCTCCCTTTTCCCTCTCCCCTTCACCTTTGCCCTTTGCCCTCTGCCCTTTGCCCTTGTACGATTTCGCCTCCATGTCGACGACGCTGACGCGAAGGTTCGGACTGCTGCAGGCCACGGCGCTGAACATGATCAACATGATCGGCATCGGGCCGTTCATCACGATCCCGCTGCTCATGACCGCGCTCGGCGGGCCGCAGGCGATGCTCGGATGGGTCGTCGCGCTGGCGATCGTGATCTCCGACGGCATGGTCTGGAGCGAGCTCGGC from Acidobacteriota bacterium encodes:
- a CDS encoding GlsB/YeaQ/YmgE family stress response membrane protein; protein product: MFGILGWIVFGLIVGVVAKLLMPGRDPGGMIVTILLGIVGAVLGGFLGRAMGLYGPGDPAGFIMSLVGALILLFLYRMMAGRRTV